A section of the Mangifera indica cultivar Alphonso chromosome 12, CATAS_Mindica_2.1, whole genome shotgun sequence genome encodes:
- the LOC123193741 gene encoding pleckstrin homology domain-containing protein 1: MASLWRTVSGQTNQPSDYDGVEFWSNPERTGWLTKQGEYIKTWRRRWFVLKQGKLFWFKESTVTRASRPRGVIPVASCLTVKGAEDVLNKQYAFELSTRTETMYFIADSEKEKEDWINSIGRSIVQHSRSVTDSEIVDYDSKK, translated from the coding sequence ATGGCTAGCTTGTGGAGGACTGTGTCGGGCCAAACTAATCAACCCAGCGACTACGACGGCGTCGAGTTCTGGTCAAATCCTGAGCGAACCGGTTGGTTGACAAAACAAGGCGAGTACATTAAAACATGGCGTCGCCGGTGGTTCGTTTTAAAACAAGGCAAACTCTTCTGGTTTAAAGAGTCAACTGTCACACGCGCCTCGCGTCCACGTGGCGTCATCCCCGTGGCGTCGTGTCTGACAGTCAAAGGAGCCGAAGATGTTCTTAACAAGCAGTACGCGTTTGAGCTGAGTACGAGGACGGAGACGATGTACTTCATCGCCGATTCAGAGAAGGAGAAGGAGGACTGGATTAACTCGATCGGACGGTCGATAGTTCAGCACTCGAGATCGGTGACGGATTCGGAGATCGTTGATTACGATAGCAAGAAATGA
- the LOC123193744 gene encoding clathrin light chain 2, giving the protein MSNFDDSFDSVPVAESADPFHDHGYQGYDSHRADSAVDSAIFNNNSSLDDVDDVFQSQPSIYGDYENGESDGPVLPPPSEMSPEEGFALKEWRRENAIRLEEKEKKEKEMLNQIIEEAEEYKVEFYRKRAMTCENKKETNREREKLFVVNQQKFHAEADKNYWKAIAELIPNEVPAMEKKKSKKDQEKKPAIVVIQGPKPGKPTDLSRMRQILIRLKHNTPAHLKPSPPPAHVPAKDAKTSEAAPSAAPSQAAVAEVVAAA; this is encoded by the exons ATGTCAAATTTCGACGATTCGTTTGACTCAGTCCCTGTCGCGGAGTCAGCTGATCCCTTTCACGACCACGGTTATCAAGGCTATGACTCTCACCGTGCTGACTCGGCTGTTGATTCGGCTATCTTCAACAACAACTCTTCTTTAGACGATGTAGATGACGTGTTCCAATCGCAGCCGTCGATCTACGGTGACTATGAGAACGGTGAATCTGACGGGCCGGTTTTGCCGCCTCCGTCGGAGATGAGTCCGGAGGAGGGCTTCGCTCTTAAAGAATGGAGAAG GGAAAATGCAATTCGATTggaggagaaggagaagaaagagaaagagatgttGAACCAGATAATTGAAGAAGCAGAGGAATACAAAGTTGAATTCTACAGGAAGAGGGCAATGacttgtgaaaataaaaaagaaacaaacaggGAAAGAGAGAAG CTATTTGTGGTCAACCAGCAGAAGTTTCATGCTGAAGCTGATAAGAATTACTGGAAAGCAATTGCAGAGCTCATTCCTAATGAAGTGCCAGctatggagaagaagaaatcaaAGAAGGACCAGGAAAAGAAGCCTGCCATTGTCGTGATCCAAGGTCCAAAACCTGGGAAACCCACTGATCTATCAAGGATGCGGCAGATACTGATAAGATTGAAGCACAATACCCCAGCCCATTTGAAGCCTTCTCCACCTCCAGCACATGTCCCTGCCAAGGATGCTAAAACATCTGAGGCTGCTCCTTCAGCTGCTCCCTCCCAGGCTGCAGTTGCTGAGGTTGTGGCTGCTGCTTGA
- the LOC123193743 gene encoding mucin-5AC-like, whose translation MNRSFRSQETQMQAAILKQRHQLRASMMKEKEEELSLFLEMQKREKEQSNLLLNNSEEDFQASLGSKPVTSPIFNISSSNTPARKTGADDFLNSDNDKNDYDWLLTPPGTPLFPSLEMESQKTVMSQLGTLKACPTALKSRLVNPQPESAARSSLASRQPASSPGLSTSITGIRRPSSSGGPGSRPGTPTGHSTLTSASKPSRSSTPTSRPTLSSTKPALSASKLTVSATKSAISATKPTNSVTRPTSSATKPTSSATKSSVSAIKTTVLATRPTVPARSSTPTRSTSRSSTPTRSTPRSSTPTRSTPRSSTPTSRPTIPYSKPTSRAETPTRRSSTPSSAPSISAPLVKSSPSVSKPSPTTSRNLASSRGSSPTVKSRPWNPSKMPGFSLDAPPNLRTSVPERPLSATRGRPGAPSPRSSSVEHVSNGRPRRQSCSPARGRALNGILPSSGSSVPAVNRAYAKANDNVSPVVIGTKMVERVINMRKLAPPKQDDKSSPHSNLTGKSSSPESSGFGRTLSKKSLDMAIRHMDIRRSIPGNLRSLMTNIPASSMYSVRSASVLSRTISASDSPLATSSNASSELSVNNNGLCVNGVEIEDDIGSERGVRSPASVCGR comes from the exons ATGAATCGAAGCTTTAGGTCTCAAGAAACGCAAATGCAGGCCGCGATTTTGAAGCAGAGGCACCAATTACGCGCTTCAATGatgaaggagaaagaagaagaactcTCATTGTTTCTCGAGATGCAGAAGCGTGAAAAGGAGCAAAGTAATCTGCTTCTTAATAACTCTGAAGAAGATTTCCAGGCATCATTAg GGTCGAAACCAGTAACTTCTCCGATATTTAACATTTCTTCTTCGAACACACCGGCGAGAAAGACTGGTGCTGATGATTTTCTTAATTCTGATAATGATAAAAACGACTATGACTG GCTTCTAACACCTCCTGGAACTCCTCTCTTCCCTTCTTTGGAGATGGAATCACAAAAGACTGTTATGAGCCAACTTGGTACACTGAAGGCCTGCCCTACTGCCCTGAAATCCAGA CTTGTAAACCCACAGCCAGAATCTGCTGCAAGGAGTAGCTTAGCGTCTAGACAGCCAGCTTCCTCACCTGGATTGAGTACATCAATCACTGGTATTCGGAGGCCCTCATCATCGGGGGGTCCAGGGTCAAGACCTGGAACCCCAACTGGACACTCCACATTGACCTCAGCATCTAAACCTTCAAGATCTTCAACACCTACATCTAGGCCCACATTATCTTCGACTAAGCCTGCACTTTCCGCTTCTAAGCTGACAGTTTCTGCCACTAAGTCTGCAATTTCTGCCACTAAGCCCACAAATTCTGTTACTAGGCCCACAAGTTCCGCTACTAAGCCCACAAGTTCTGCTACTAAGTCCTCAGTTTCTGCAATTAAGACCACAGTTCTTGCAACTAGGCCTACAGTTCCTGCAAGATCCTCCACGCCTACAAGGTCCACATCCCGATCTTCAACACCTACAAGGTCCACACCCCGATCTTCAACACCTACAAGGTCCACACCCCGATCTTCAACACCTACTTCAAGACCCACTATACCATATTCAAAGCCTACATCAAGGGCAGAAACTCCAACTCGCCGATCATCTACACCATCAAGTGCACCTAGTATATCTGCTCCTCTGGTTAAGTCCTCTCCTTCAGTTTCGAAACCTTCTCCCACAACATCAAGAAATCTGGCATCATCTCGTGGCAGTTCTCCTACAGTAAAATCCAGACCATGGAATCCCTCAAAGATGCCTGGTTTCTCGCTTGATGCTCCACCAAATTTGAGGACTTCAGTACCTGAAAGGCCACTTTCAGCCACTAGGGGTAGGCCTGGTGCACCCAGCCCGCGATCCTCTTCAGTTGAGCATGTATCTAATGGAAGACCAAGGCGGCAATCGTGCTCTCCAGCTAGAGGACGAGCCCTCAATGGCATTTTGCCCTCAAGTGGGAGCTCTGTTCCTGCAGTCAATCGTGCATATGCTAAAGCTAATGACAATGTAAGCCCTGTTGTAATTGGGACAAAAATGGTTGAGAGGGTGATCAATATGAGGAAACTGGCGCCTCCCAAGCAAGATGACAAAAGCTCTCCTCATAGTAACCTGACGGGGAAGTCTTCATCTCCAGAGAGCTCAGGCTTTGGAAGAACACTGTCAAAGAAATCATTGGATATGGCGATACGGCATATG GATATAAGGAGAAGCATCCCTGGTAATTTAAGGTCATTAATGACAAATATTCCAGCATCCTCTATGTACAGTGTGAGATCAGCCTCTGTGCTAAGCAGAACAATTAGTGCGTCGGACTCCCCTCTGGCCACAAGCAGTAATGCTAGTTCAGAATTGAGTGTTAACAATAACGGCCTTTGTGTAAATGGGGTTGAAATTGAAGATGATATTGGCAGCGAGAGAGGTGTTCGATCTCCTGCCAGTGTATGTGGGAGGTAA
- the LOC123193742 gene encoding arginyl-tRNA--protein transferase 2-like isoform X2, with amino-acid sequence MRNEASSSNNSNSRGETVVADWYTCRSTCGYCKTSGRKTSIVHGLLASSVTVDDYQDMLDRGWRRSGCFLYKPNMKKTCCPSYTIRLKASDFVPSKEQRRVSRRLQRFLEGTLYSKNSVDFVEDPSNHHDSLSSTKMDSLSCNNEEKNKAEQILHYLSVQIDNAVHMSIEGGIFPSSIELPKASVKMVSQAKRKLLVEGMENLLYSSNIAFQMAATLRRAQLVEEELQQIQVLREKTQDNGPSPKVIAEKLASSLNQLIENSGFTIRACNGHLNFYSAMNQSSSDGTIQISAISEESSDVNNKGRCMKNSPEHPQGNRHRLQIHLKRSSFDPQEYALYRKYQIEVHNEKPDKVNESSYRRFLVDTPLVFVPPSGDATVPPCGFGSFHQQYLIDDQLVAVGVIDILPRCLSSKYLFWDPDFAFLSLGNYSALQEINWVRENQVHCPPLEYYYLGYYIHSCRKMRYKAAYRPSELLCPLRYQWVPYDIARPLLDKKPYVVLTDFAGLQNKEPSSPSVSANLMELQNDDIGHEHLNNVLMDYDEEMLEPKSETYDDTSESETSGFNVGIEGDITNILIGLNGSRVRYK; translated from the exons ATGAGAAACGAAGCGAGCAGTAGTAATAACAGTAACAGTCGTGGAGAAACCGTTGTTGCTGATTGGTACACCTGTAGAAGCACTTGTGGTTACTGTAAAACTTCCGGTCGCAAAACTAGCATCGTTCACG GTTTATTGGCGTCCAGCGTTACGGTTGATGACTACCAAG ATATGCTTGACCGCGGTTGGAGAAGGTCGGGGTGTTTCCTTTATAAacctaatatgaaaaaaacatgTTGCCCGTCGTATACCATTCGACTAAAGGCCAGTGACTTTGTTCCATCCAAGGAACAAAGACGAGTTTCTAGACGACTGCAAAg GTTTTTAGAAGGGACATTGTATTCAAAAAATTCTGTTGACTTTGTGGAGGATCCAAGCAACCACCATGACAGTTTAAGCTCTACCAAAATGGACTCCTTGTCTTGTAACAATGAAGAGAAGAATAAGGCAGAACAAATTCTGCATTATTTGTCAGTGCAGATTGATAATGCAGTGCATATGAGTATTGAAGGTGGGATCTTCCCTTCCAGTATTGAACTTCCAAAGGCATCTGTCAAAATGGTTTCACAGGCAAAAAGGAAGCTACTAGTTGAAGGAATGGAAAATCTCTTATACTCCAGCAATATTGCATTCCAAATGGCAGCCACTTTAAGACGGGCACAGTTAGTTGAGGAGGAACTCCAGCAAATACAAGTATTAAGAGAAAAAACACAAGATAATGGTCCCTCTCCTAAAGTTATCGCAGAAAAGTTGGCAAGTTCCTTGAATCAGTTGATAGAAAATTCTGGCTTTACAATCAGGGCTTGTAATGgtcatctaaatttttattctgCTATGAACCAATCTTCTTCTGATGGAACTATTCAAATTTCTGCCATTTCTGAAGAATCTTCTGATGTGAACAATAAAGGAAGGTGTATGAAGAACAGCCCTGAACATCCTCAGGGAAATAGGCATAGGCTCCAGATCCATTTGAAAAGATCCAGTTTTGATCCACAAGAGTATGCATTGTATAGAAAATATCAGATTGAAGTGCACAATGAGAAACCAGATAAGGTCAATGAGAGTTCATACAGGAGATTTTTAGTTGACACTCCCTTAGTATTTGTTCCACCGTCTGGTGATGCTACAGTTCCTCCTTGTGGCTTTGGCTCTTTCCATCAGCAATATCTGATTGATGACCAGCTAGTTGCAGTTGGGGTGATTGACATCCTTCCTAGATGTTTGTcaagtaaatatttattttgggatCCAGATTTTGCCTTTCTATCACTGGGCAATTATTCAGCTCTGCAAGAAATAAATTGGGTGAGAGAAAATCAAGTCCATTGTCCTCctcttgaatattattatctTGGCTATTACATTCATTCCTGCCGTAAAATGAGGTACAAAGCAGCATATCGACCATCAGAGCTTCTCTGTCCTCTTCGATACCA GTGGGTGCCATATGATATCGCCAGGCCTTTGCTTGATAAGAAGCCATATGTTGTTTTGACTGATTTTGCTGGCCTACAAAATAAGGAGCCCTCATCACCTAGTGTTTCTGCAAATCTCATGGAATTGCAAAATGATGACATTGGTCATGAGCACTTGAATAATGTCCTAATGGACTATGATGAAGAAATGCTTGAGCCCAAGTCGGAAACCTACGACGATACATCTGAGTCAGAAACCAGTGGTTTTAATGTTGGAATAGAGGGTGACATCACTAATATTCTAATTGGGTTAAACGGGTCTCGGGTGAGATACAAG TAA
- the LOC123193742 gene encoding arginyl-tRNA--protein transferase 2-like isoform X1, with protein sequence MRNEASSSNNSNSRGETVVADWYTCRSTCGYCKTSGRKTSIVHGLLASSVTVDDYQDMLDRGWRRSGCFLYKPNMKKTCCPSYTIRLKASDFVPSKEQRRVSRRLQRFLEGTLYSKNSVDFVEDPSNHHDSLSSTKMDSLSCNNEEKNKAEQILHYLSVQIDNAVHMSIEGGIFPSSIELPKASVKMVSQAKRKLLVEGMENLLYSSNIAFQMAATLRRAQLVEEELQQIQVLREKTQDNGPSPKVIAEKLASSLNQLIENSGFTIRACNGHLNFYSAMNQSSSDGTIQISAISEESSDVNNKGRCMKNSPEHPQGNRHRLQIHLKRSSFDPQEYALYRKYQIEVHNEKPDKVNESSYRRFLVDTPLVFVPPSGDATVPPCGFGSFHQQYLIDDQLVAVGVIDILPRCLSSKYLFWDPDFAFLSLGNYSALQEINWVRENQVHCPPLEYYYLGYYIHSCRKMRYKAAYRPSELLCPLRYQWVPYDIARPLLDKKPYVVLTDFAGLQNKEPSSPSVSANLMELQNDDIGHEHLNNVLMDYDEEMLEPKSETYDDTSESETSGFNVGIEGDITNILIGLNGSRVRYKDVQQFFDPFEKRSLESQLHRYLKVVGADLSKRMVYSL encoded by the exons ATGAGAAACGAAGCGAGCAGTAGTAATAACAGTAACAGTCGTGGAGAAACCGTTGTTGCTGATTGGTACACCTGTAGAAGCACTTGTGGTTACTGTAAAACTTCCGGTCGCAAAACTAGCATCGTTCACG GTTTATTGGCGTCCAGCGTTACGGTTGATGACTACCAAG ATATGCTTGACCGCGGTTGGAGAAGGTCGGGGTGTTTCCTTTATAAacctaatatgaaaaaaacatgTTGCCCGTCGTATACCATTCGACTAAAGGCCAGTGACTTTGTTCCATCCAAGGAACAAAGACGAGTTTCTAGACGACTGCAAAg GTTTTTAGAAGGGACATTGTATTCAAAAAATTCTGTTGACTTTGTGGAGGATCCAAGCAACCACCATGACAGTTTAAGCTCTACCAAAATGGACTCCTTGTCTTGTAACAATGAAGAGAAGAATAAGGCAGAACAAATTCTGCATTATTTGTCAGTGCAGATTGATAATGCAGTGCATATGAGTATTGAAGGTGGGATCTTCCCTTCCAGTATTGAACTTCCAAAGGCATCTGTCAAAATGGTTTCACAGGCAAAAAGGAAGCTACTAGTTGAAGGAATGGAAAATCTCTTATACTCCAGCAATATTGCATTCCAAATGGCAGCCACTTTAAGACGGGCACAGTTAGTTGAGGAGGAACTCCAGCAAATACAAGTATTAAGAGAAAAAACACAAGATAATGGTCCCTCTCCTAAAGTTATCGCAGAAAAGTTGGCAAGTTCCTTGAATCAGTTGATAGAAAATTCTGGCTTTACAATCAGGGCTTGTAATGgtcatctaaatttttattctgCTATGAACCAATCTTCTTCTGATGGAACTATTCAAATTTCTGCCATTTCTGAAGAATCTTCTGATGTGAACAATAAAGGAAGGTGTATGAAGAACAGCCCTGAACATCCTCAGGGAAATAGGCATAGGCTCCAGATCCATTTGAAAAGATCCAGTTTTGATCCACAAGAGTATGCATTGTATAGAAAATATCAGATTGAAGTGCACAATGAGAAACCAGATAAGGTCAATGAGAGTTCATACAGGAGATTTTTAGTTGACACTCCCTTAGTATTTGTTCCACCGTCTGGTGATGCTACAGTTCCTCCTTGTGGCTTTGGCTCTTTCCATCAGCAATATCTGATTGATGACCAGCTAGTTGCAGTTGGGGTGATTGACATCCTTCCTAGATGTTTGTcaagtaaatatttattttgggatCCAGATTTTGCCTTTCTATCACTGGGCAATTATTCAGCTCTGCAAGAAATAAATTGGGTGAGAGAAAATCAAGTCCATTGTCCTCctcttgaatattattatctTGGCTATTACATTCATTCCTGCCGTAAAATGAGGTACAAAGCAGCATATCGACCATCAGAGCTTCTCTGTCCTCTTCGATACCA GTGGGTGCCATATGATATCGCCAGGCCTTTGCTTGATAAGAAGCCATATGTTGTTTTGACTGATTTTGCTGGCCTACAAAATAAGGAGCCCTCATCACCTAGTGTTTCTGCAAATCTCATGGAATTGCAAAATGATGACATTGGTCATGAGCACTTGAATAATGTCCTAATGGACTATGATGAAGAAATGCTTGAGCCCAAGTCGGAAACCTACGACGATACATCTGAGTCAGAAACCAGTGGTTTTAATGTTGGAATAGAGGGTGACATCACTAATATTCTAATTGGGTTAAACGGGTCTCGGGTGAGATACAAG GATgttcaacaattttttgatCCCTTTGAGAAGAGATCCTTGGAATCCCAGTTACATAGATATTTGAAGGTCGTGGGTGCAGACCTTTCGAAGCGAATGGTTTATTCTCTATag
- the LOC123193487 gene encoding protein yippee-like — protein sequence MGRLFVVNLEGKIYSCKHCKTHLALFEDIVSKSFHCRHGKAYLFSKVVNVSVGESEDRMMMTGLHTVADIFCVGCGSIVGWKYETAHEKSQKYKEGKSVLERFKVSGPDGSNYWVSHEAHIGGSDAEDV from the exons ATGGGGAGGTTATTTGTGGTGAACCTTGAAGGAAAGATCTATAGTTGCAAGCACTGCAAAACCCATCTTGCTCTTTTTGAGGATATTGTTTCAAAG TCTTTCCACTGCAGGCATGGGAAAGCTTATCTCTTCAGTAAGGT AGTGAACGTCTCTGTTGGCGAGAGTGAAGATAGAATGATGATGACCGGGCTGCACACAGTTGCTGATATTTTCTGTGTGGGTTGTGGATCGATAGTGGGGTGGAAATAT GAAACTGCTCATGAGAAGAGCCAGAAGTACAAGGAAGGAAAGTCTGTCCTTGAGCG GTTTAAGGTTTCTGGTCCAGATGGAAGCAATTACTGGGTCAGTCATGAAGCACATATTGGTGGAAGTGATGCAGAAGATGTTTGA
- the LOC123193247 gene encoding chlorophyll a-b binding protein CP29.3, chloroplastic, with the protein MATTTPAATASRFFGTRIHDSKPLSSAKFQARLSFRGFGIKKSPPPPPKKALRKRDSERLVWFPGATPPEWLDGSMVGDRGFDPFGFAKPAEYLQFDLDSLDQNLAKNVAGEVIGIREEATEINPTPFQPYSEVFGLQRFRECELIHGRWAMLGTLGAVAVEALTGVAWQDAGKVELVEGSSYLGQPLPFSLTTLIWIEVLVIGYIEFQRNAELDPVKRLYPGGYFDPLGLASDPEKFENLQLAEIKHARLAMVAFLIFGIQAATTGKGPISFVATFNQ; encoded by the exons ATGGCCACCACCACTCCAGCAGCAACAGCTTCACGCTTCTTTGGAACACGTATCCATGACTCCAAGCCTCTGAGCTCGGCCAAATTTCAAGCCAGGCTTAGCTTTAGAGGTTTTGGCATCAAAAAATCCCCACCACCGCCACCCAAAAAAGCACTCCGCAAGCGAGATTCCGAGCGCCTTGTATGGTTCCCGGGTGCAACCCCACCGGAGTGGCTCGACGGGAGCATGGTGGGAGACCGAGGGTTCGATCCATTTGGGTTTGCAAAGCCGGCTGAGTACTTGCAGTTTGACTTGGACTCTTTGGATCAGAACTTGGCCAAGAATGTGGCGGGTGAGGTCATTGGGATCCGTGAAGAGGCCACGGAGATCAATCCGACGCCGTTTCAGCCGTACTCGGAGGTTTTTGGCCTGCAGAGGTTTAGGGAGTGTGAGCTGATTCATGGAAGATGGGCAATGTTGGGCACTCTCGGTGCCGTTGCTGTTGAAGCTCTCACTGGTGTTGCATGGCAAGACGCCGGAAAG GTGGAACTGGTTGAGGGATCTTCTTACCTTGGCCAACCACTTCCATTTTCATTGACAACATTGATTTGGATTGAAGTTTTGGTAATTGGATACATCGAGTTTCAAAGAAACGCAGAGCTGGACCCTGTGAAAAGATTATACCCAGGTGGGTATTTTGATCCTCTTGGGTTAGCCTCCGACCCAGAAAAGTTTGAGAACCTTCAATTGGCTGAAATTAAACATGCTCGTTTGGCCATGGTGGCCTTCCTCATCTTCGGGATCCAAGCTGCCACCACAGGCAAAGGCCCTATCAGCTTTGTGGCTACATTTAACCAGTGA